The following proteins come from a genomic window of Paenibacillus spongiae:
- a CDS encoding undecaprenyl diphosphate synthase family protein, which produces MKWSGLNRTKSDLKRKIDWSNHLPKHIAIMMDGNGRWANRIRFSTENWKRPKDEVEYIISLVSEFVQDTNVRELNENNIKVFFIGDISKFPEFLYTGKNPCPDLLIRTSGEKRLSNFLLWQSAHTELWFTNEMWPDFNEELLHESILDYQNRKKRT; this is translated from the coding sequence ATGAAGTGGTCTGGTCTGAATCGAACTAAAAGTGATCTCAAACGTAAGATTGATTGGAGTAACCATCTCCCAAAACATATCGCAATTATGATGGATGGTAACGGTAGATGGGCTAATCGGATACGCTTTTCCACGGAAAATTGGAAAAGACCTAAAGATGAAGTGGAATACATCATTAGTTTAGTAAGTGAGTTTGTTCAAGATACAAACGTCCGTGAGTTAAATGAAAACAATATCAAAGTTTTTTTCATTGGAGATATCTCTAAATTTCCGGAATTCCTTTATACAGGAAAGAACCCTTGCCCTGATTTGCTGATTCGAACAAGTGGCGAGAAACGGTTGAGCAATTTTTTACTTTGGCAATCGGCGCATACTGAACTTTGGTTCACTAATGAAATGTGGCCTGATTTCAATGAAGAGCTTCTTCATGAGTCCATATTAGATTATCAAAACCGAAAGAAAAGGACCTAG
- a CDS encoding nucleotidyltransferase, producing the protein MILEKVINRIVIQSEYKDFVDKYIDNILTEFKGKIHSIYMCGSIPKGTAIPFKSDADFTIVCVNPKDIDYERLSNIKDRLLEEYPVVTKIDTIICSIDDVLSKPNEWGFWVKIICVCIYGHDVGEKVPPIIISPEFILDLNTETKEEVDRIHSLLSNAIDNTMKTRYIKGYSKRLIRALYSLVLEDTGVWQDDIIKMKNAILNYCEIDSALVDYLYACYLDSNVLVEEFLGIADEVYSYFENALNAMAASRTSFG; encoded by the coding sequence ATGATATTAGAAAAAGTTATAAATAGAATTGTAATACAAAGTGAATATAAGGATTTTGTTGATAAGTATATAGATAATATACTTACCGAATTTAAAGGTAAGATTCATAGCATTTATATGTGTGGCTCGATTCCAAAAGGAACTGCTATACCTTTTAAGTCAGATGCAGACTTTACTATTGTATGTGTAAATCCCAAAGATATTGATTACGAAAGATTGTCAAATATTAAAGACAGGCTTTTGGAAGAATATCCAGTAGTAACTAAGATTGATACGATAATTTGCTCGATTGACGATGTATTAAGTAAACCAAATGAGTGGGGTTTTTGGGTAAAGATAATTTGTGTTTGCATATATGGTCATGACGTTGGTGAAAAAGTACCACCGATAATTATTTCTCCAGAGTTCATTTTAGACTTAAATACAGAGACCAAGGAGGAAGTAGATCGTATACATAGTTTACTTTCTAATGCTATTGATAACACAATGAAAACTAGATATATTAAAGGTTACTCTAAGAGATTAATTCGTGCATTATACTCTTTGGTTTTAGAAGATACAGGTGTATGGCAAGATGACATTATTAAGATGAAGAATGCCATATTAAACTATTGTGAGATTGACTCCGCTTTAGTTGATTATCTGTATGCTTGTTACTTGGATAGTAATGTACTTGTTGAAGAGTTTCTGGGAATTGCAGATGAAGTATATAGCTATTTTGAGAACGCCTTAAATGCAATGGCTGCTTCCAGAACTTCCTTCGGCTAA
- a CDS encoding peptidase E, with the protein MKYYLSSFKIGNEELELKRITENGNKRIAFISNALDFATDLARRRQSDALDISELESLGFHVDILDLKCFFNSRNELETKLEEYDVIWARGGNTFVLAQAMKISGFDEIIKKFHKNGRNVVYGGYSAGICVLGPTLKGFHLVDDPTQKPYGEQHQTVWEGLNVLDYVIAPHYKSNHPESEDIDKVVEYLIDNQILFKVLRDGEVLVIE; encoded by the coding sequence ATGAAATATTACCTATCATCATTCAAGATTGGGAATGAAGAGTTAGAATTAAAGCGAATAACCGAAAACGGAAATAAAAGAATTGCTTTTATCAGTAATGCATTAGATTTTGCGACTGATCTGGCAAGAAGGAGGCAAAGTGATGCATTGGACATATCTGAACTTGAAAGCCTTGGTTTTCATGTAGATATCCTTGATTTGAAGTGCTTTTTTAATAGTCGTAACGAATTGGAGACAAAACTGGAAGAGTATGATGTGATTTGGGCAAGAGGTGGAAATACATTTGTTTTAGCACAGGCGATGAAAATAAGTGGGTTCGACGAAATCATAAAGAAGTTCCATAAAAATGGAAGAAATGTCGTTTATGGGGGATATAGTGCTGGCATCTGTGTTCTTGGACCAACACTAAAAGGATTTCACTTAGTAGATGATCCGACCCAAAAACCCTATGGGGAACAACATCAAACGGTTTGGGAAGGATTAAACGTTTTAGATTACGTAATTGCCCCGCACTATAAATCAAACCATCCAGAATCTGAAGATATCGATAAAGTTGTAGAATATTTAATCGATAATCAAATACTCTTTAAAGTTCTAAGGGATGGAGAAGTATTAGTCATTGAATAA
- a CDS encoding DUF2975 domain-containing protein — protein sequence MKKETLFLKVVLVVMAIPALVMCFYGLPAMAHSMMPDFPDIKVYLSAFAAYVASIAYLFTLLQAFKLLRYIDTRTAFSQTSVLALKKIKRAAVVVSLMFACNLPLFYFVADGADAPGVMVIGLFITCAPVVIAVFAAVLEKLLKNAIELKEEQELTV from the coding sequence ATGAAAAAAGAGACGCTCTTTTTAAAAGTTGTTCTGGTTGTTATGGCAATTCCTGCATTAGTGATGTGTTTTTATGGACTCCCAGCGATGGCGCATAGTATGATGCCGGATTTCCCGGATATTAAAGTTTATCTTTCCGCTTTTGCTGCGTATGTGGCGTCTATTGCGTATTTATTTACGCTACTTCAGGCATTTAAGCTTCTCAGGTACATCGATACAAGAACCGCTTTTTCGCAAACCTCTGTTTTAGCGCTTAAGAAAATAAAGCGAGCGGCGGTTGTCGTATCACTCATGTTTGCATGTAATCTCCCGCTTTTCTACTTTGTAGCTGACGGCGCAGACGCACCAGGCGTCATGGTCATCGGGCTATTTATAACCTGTGCGCCAGTCGTAATCGCAGTATTTGCCGCAGTTCTTGAGAAACTGCTCAAAAACGCGATCGAGCTCAAAGAAGAACAGGAGTTGACCGTATGA
- a CDS encoding helix-turn-helix domain-containing protein, translated as MIVVNIDVMLAKRKMSVTELSEKVGITMANLSILKNGKAKAIRISTLEAICKALDCQPGDILEYRQD; from the coding sequence ATGATAGTGGTTAACATTGACGTCATGCTTGCAAAGCGGAAAATGAGCGTTACTGAGCTATCGGAGAAAGTCGGCATTACAATGGCGAACCTGTCGATACTTAAAAACGGAAAAGCGAAAGCAATTCGAATCTCAACACTCGAAGCGATCTGCAAAGCACTCGATTGCCAGCCTGGAGATATTCTCGAGTATCGGCAGGATTGA
- a CDS encoding N-acetylmuramoyl-L-alanine amidase has translation MGYLVALDDGHGMKTPGKRTPIFPAHSGLEGETKQGYMHENEFNRAVVAKCKAHLERSGINVLLTAPGDDDPSLTDRTNLANSKGADLFVSVHANAYTGTWGSAKGVETYCYPGSKKGRAFAAVLHKYLIEHTYQVNRGVREADFAVLRQTNMPAALVEAAFMDNLEEATLLVSDAFRSECAEEIARGVCEYLCVEFVEETIKKPDIRPTVHKVAIAVNGKLIEVSGFMREGNSFVPIRAIGDAAGTPVDWDINSGKVILNSVVLKTTVFVGETGYAWAREVAAVISHEIEWDGGTCTVNFKG, from the coding sequence ATGGGGTACTTAGTAGCATTAGATGATGGCCACGGAATGAAAACGCCAGGTAAACGAACGCCTATTTTTCCTGCTCATAGCGGATTAGAAGGAGAAACAAAACAAGGATATATGCACGAGAATGAATTTAATCGTGCTGTGGTCGCCAAGTGCAAGGCTCACTTGGAGCGGTCTGGGATCAACGTTTTACTGACAGCGCCAGGAGACGATGATCCGTCACTGACCGATCGGACGAATCTGGCTAATTCCAAGGGTGCTGACCTTTTCGTGAGTGTCCATGCTAACGCTTATACGGGAACATGGGGAAGTGCAAAGGGAGTTGAAACCTATTGCTATCCAGGATCTAAGAAAGGCAGAGCCTTCGCCGCTGTGCTGCACAAATACTTGATTGAACATACGTATCAGGTGAATCGTGGGGTGCGTGAAGCAGATTTTGCGGTTTTACGACAAACGAATATGCCAGCAGCGCTTGTTGAAGCAGCGTTCATGGATAACCTGGAGGAGGCGACCCTGCTGGTAAGCGATGCTTTCCGGAGTGAATGTGCTGAAGAAATCGCACGAGGGGTCTGTGAGTATCTATGTGTTGAATTTGTGGAAGAGACAATCAAAAAACCAGATATACGGCCCACTGTTCATAAAGTGGCTATTGCAGTTAATGGTAAGCTTATTGAAGTGAGCGGCTTCATGCGTGAAGGCAATTCTTTTGTTCCGATTCGTGCGATTGGGGATGCGGCAGGAACGCCGGTGGACTGGGATATAAATTCTGGTAAAGTCATCTTAAACAGTGTGGTGTTAAAAACCACGGTGTTTGTAGGAGAAACCGGGTATGCTTGGGCTCGTGAAGTGGCTGCTGTAATCTCTCATGAGATTGAATGGGATGGCGGTACCTGCACCGTTAACTTCAAAGGTTAG
- a CDS encoding SGNH/GDSL hydrolase family protein, whose protein sequence is MSSHSMLKEVLVKPMPFNLSAVTAAPDAVNSRMLQHKAIIEAFGITSLSGLGTLTIRGNVIPQAGLTRPEPNVLGAETMFQSAFRADSMVQGLQRFVPAGGRAQLLKAIPFPTQGTAIPTIPVIPSPIVGPVSPVRNPFESLTETAASNIKPRTTAFSSEPLSDAASSAAMRSLTTVPVNSAYWAAQEVHLADNTTVILKNPQKYLIILAEKITVGKNVTFTWERPLIQKPAKRTKLSPPADRPMSTTLSGVTGVDGLPGVMGEPGWDGTDGPELEVWVLEMNGRPAFDLRGQDGTSGGDGQDGQAGGRGSKGRTGIKDGAGLWCASGAGAGGNGGRGGAAGRGGQGGEGGRGGKLSLYAPQAVINSYLQGFYVTVDGGEGGPGGIPGVPGPGGPGGAVGATVKAAFEECGPKNGRSAGQPGAQGTAGIAGPPGKDGGPQGEPVSMKVIDADEFRRKLLVPAIFSTAPTSAYIDDTVELDGKRFTKTDVVLVGGVQAQTLVYSDTKMQFKVPSLAGGSHSVQVRQSDNTLSNRGTIYVLPKLVSAKQSRVRPGGKVQLIGSGFTEKAMVKVDGLDMPDVHVLSPSQLEFTLVRPADVQPNPSGEKIRVKVMLPDGISTNDIVLVLETFHMLVIGDSIQWGQGLLEQEKFHSLVASAVQVREGGIGFYKTVLAHSGAIIGAGVTDIHPSLPGEVPTKFPTVLQQVDLFTDLPDHVDLVLVDGGMNDIDIRNVLNPHGPDLTPMAKQFFFDDMKTLLKKVGEKFKNARIIVTGYYQILSEHSNLLAVEAMLIALGVGVAGPGGGIVLGGIGALELNQIINRCKQVHDLSRKHLQEAVNAVNAMPVPVGGNRIFLADPNLGTSHAALTSDPYVYGIHPNLAPEDVHVAPSRNIECIAANQDGIDLEICRVASVGHPNPKGARAYADAIIPLL, encoded by the coding sequence ATGTCAAGCCATTCCATGCTGAAAGAGGTACTGGTCAAACCAATGCCCTTTAATTTATCGGCAGTGACTGCCGCGCCTGATGCGGTTAACAGCAGAATGCTCCAACATAAAGCAATTATAGAGGCGTTCGGCATTACGAGTTTGTCCGGACTTGGTACGCTTACGATTAGAGGCAACGTTATCCCACAAGCAGGACTGACAAGGCCGGAACCAAATGTGCTGGGAGCAGAGACGATGTTCCAGTCTGCCTTCCGCGCTGATTCGATGGTACAAGGCTTGCAGCGCTTTGTACCGGCGGGAGGCCGTGCCCAATTGCTTAAAGCGATTCCCTTTCCGACTCAGGGGACAGCAATTCCTACTATACCTGTCATTCCAAGTCCTATCGTGGGACCAGTTTCCCCTGTCCGCAATCCGTTTGAATCTCTGACGGAAACGGCCGCTTCGAATATAAAGCCAAGGACTACTGCCTTTTCTTCCGAGCCTTTGAGTGATGCGGCTTCTAGTGCTGCGATGCGCAGCCTGACGACCGTCCCTGTAAATTCCGCATACTGGGCGGCACAGGAGGTTCATCTGGCAGACAATACGACGGTGATTTTAAAAAACCCGCAAAAGTATCTGATCATCCTCGCTGAGAAAATAACGGTCGGAAAAAATGTAACGTTTACTTGGGAACGACCACTTATTCAAAAGCCGGCCAAACGAACGAAACTATCTCCACCGGCGGATCGGCCCATGTCGACGACGCTAAGCGGCGTTACGGGGGTCGATGGGCTGCCGGGGGTAATGGGCGAGCCCGGTTGGGACGGAACTGACGGCCCGGAGCTTGAGGTATGGGTGCTTGAGATGAACGGCCGGCCGGCATTTGATCTGCGGGGCCAAGACGGAACGTCAGGCGGAGACGGCCAGGATGGTCAAGCCGGAGGCAGAGGCTCGAAGGGCAGAACGGGAATCAAGGATGGGGCTGGCCTTTGGTGCGCAAGCGGTGCAGGTGCAGGAGGCAACGGAGGCCGGGGGGGAGCGGCCGGCAGAGGCGGGCAAGGTGGAGAAGGGGGGCGCGGAGGGAAATTGTCGCTCTATGCGCCGCAAGCTGTCATTAACAGCTACTTGCAGGGTTTTTATGTGACTGTCGACGGAGGTGAAGGCGGACCGGGAGGAATTCCGGGCGTACCAGGTCCAGGCGGACCGGGCGGTGCTGTCGGCGCTACGGTAAAAGCGGCATTCGAAGAATGCGGACCGAAAAACGGCCGTTCGGCCGGCCAACCGGGCGCGCAAGGCACAGCGGGAATAGCCGGTCCTCCCGGCAAAGACGGAGGCCCGCAGGGTGAACCGGTAAGCATGAAGGTGATTGATGCCGACGAATTCCGGCGAAAGCTGCTGGTGCCTGCAATATTCAGCACCGCTCCAACTTCGGCATATATCGATGATACGGTGGAGCTCGACGGAAAACGATTCACAAAAACCGACGTTGTTCTGGTGGGCGGCGTTCAAGCGCAGACACTTGTTTACAGTGATACGAAAATGCAGTTTAAGGTGCCCTCCCTTGCAGGTGGAAGCCATTCGGTGCAGGTGAGACAAAGTGATAACACGCTATCGAACCGAGGGACGATCTACGTTCTGCCAAAGCTGGTATCGGCGAAGCAGAGCCGGGTACGGCCGGGAGGGAAGGTGCAGCTTATCGGCAGCGGCTTCACGGAGAAGGCAATGGTGAAGGTGGATGGTCTGGATATGCCGGACGTTCATGTGCTAAGCCCATCGCAGCTGGAGTTTACGCTGGTGCGCCCAGCAGACGTACAGCCGAATCCATCCGGTGAGAAGATTCGGGTGAAAGTGATGCTGCCAGATGGAATCTCTACCAACGATATCGTGCTCGTGCTCGAAACGTTCCATATGCTCGTCATCGGCGACTCGATTCAATGGGGTCAAGGGCTGCTGGAGCAGGAGAAGTTCCATTCACTCGTCGCTTCCGCCGTGCAAGTCCGTGAAGGAGGCATTGGTTTCTACAAAACGGTGCTGGCCCACTCGGGTGCAATTATCGGTGCAGGTGTGACGGACATCCATCCGAGTTTGCCGGGAGAAGTACCGACGAAATTTCCGACCGTGCTTCAGCAGGTCGATTTGTTCACGGATCTGCCTGATCATGTGGATCTCGTACTTGTGGATGGCGGCATGAACGATATAGACATCCGAAACGTTCTCAATCCGCACGGGCCAGATTTAACGCCCATGGCGAAGCAATTTTTCTTCGACGATATGAAAACACTGCTCAAAAAAGTTGGGGAGAAATTCAAAAACGCGAGAATAATCGTGACTGGCTATTATCAGATTTTATCTGAGCACAGCAATCTGTTGGCGGTGGAAGCAATGCTGATCGCACTCGGTGTCGGCGTCGCCGGGCCTGGCGGCGGAATCGTGTTGGGCGGGATCGGAGCGTTAGAACTGAACCAAATTATTAACCGTTGCAAGCAAGTTCACGACCTGTCGAGAAAGCATCTACAGGAAGCGGTTAACGCCGTCAATGCGATGCCTGTGCCTGTAGGCGGCAATCGCATCTTCTTAGCGGATCCCAATTTGGGTACGTCCCATGCGGCCTTGACTAGCGATCCGTATGTATATGGCATTCATCCGAATTTAGCGCCAGAGGATGTTCATGTCGCGCCCTCGCGCAACATCGAATGTATCGCTGCCAACCAGGACGGCATCGATTTGGAAATTTGCCGCGTCGCTTCCGTCGGACATCCGAATCCGAAAGGCGCGCGAGCTTATGCCGACGCGATTATACCGCTGTTATAA
- a CDS encoding ester cyclase has protein sequence MLLSNHTELVRIYFDEVHNNGNFDQIGEIIHPQFVLHHAGGEEHVTLKQAIEITKRYLSSFPDMHFRIEQVIEKVDKVVAQTTFTGTHKGPMLNIPATGKSVVIQSVHIFRLENGKISEVWLYRDDLGLMRQLGVISIE, from the coding sequence ATTCTACTGTCAAATCATACGGAACTCGTACGGATTTATTTTGATGAAGTTCACAACAACGGGAACTTTGATCAGATAGGGGAAATCATTCATCCGCAATTTGTGCTGCATCATGCCGGCGGGGAGGAGCATGTAACGCTGAAGCAGGCAATCGAAATTACGAAAAGGTATCTTTCCTCCTTCCCTGATATGCATTTCCGGATAGAGCAGGTTATTGAGAAAGTCGATAAAGTAGTAGCCCAGACTACTTTTACCGGAACGCACAAAGGACCGATGCTAAATATCCCTGCAACAGGGAAGTCGGTAGTTATTCAAAGTGTTCATATTTTCCGCTTAGAGAACGGTAAGATTTCTGAAGTATGGCTATATAGAGATGATCTGGGCTTAATGAGACAGCTCGGCGTCATTTCAATTGAATAA
- a CDS encoding DUF1492 domain-containing protein has translation MAVNHDPNKARNKSFLGRDQELSYMKSLLVEPGIRALHVYGPGGIGKSSLLQQLCQEYDGCEAFIVHQTDKAAVHFVHVYPEIPGDSRSSSRSIPIDEMGEFINLIASRCEMSLLIIDPFDQWMPCYDWITARLVPLLASNVRILSASRFPLEIPWELHTRQEQTMIHNMELKPFDQTTSFRFIESFGIHDISHIHMISKVARGFPFAIQTISLDILRENIDVLSSRRYKTQFYQKAVMYQLQDVRLTQTQAKILDAASLLWSFDYDLITHLLQHEVTINAFRKFCELPFIKLTSDGWQINSSIRYWFRKEFSFRSPDTHDAYQDKARPFLLKRLHQRPPAERSELYLQLLHLIDKEILHMYCFLESFDEFDIRPLPQQELPAARQMFVSFHENVPGFFPDMTRQEFYLETYWEMSPDTFCGFYKSNQLVLFVTGLPLTPAIRKELINNPTYSNYIKRSTYQENELVMWIASFLPDFGSSAIGLAFMYGYSRFAPNSLMTVIAPFPEAHQLMDSMGFQRLVWGDYVSQEGVEYKAYQLDLREGLLSERFRATEGTTLPVSVLSRTEAIEHTKKLLHQFHQFEEDESFMNACPYLNNYARSKNERIEEANKLRKEIQSIINEWSNGTGLNVTYGTILNMCYIQKSGNHESVAIRLNMSPSTYYRNLKKAIAKMSDALSEFRYQ, from the coding sequence ATGGCTGTTAATCACGATCCGAACAAAGCAAGAAATAAGTCATTTTTGGGGCGAGATCAAGAGCTTTCCTACATGAAAAGCCTACTGGTCGAACCCGGCATCCGAGCCCTGCATGTTTATGGGCCTGGAGGTATCGGCAAATCGTCTCTTCTACAACAATTATGTCAGGAGTACGATGGGTGCGAAGCGTTTATTGTCCATCAGACCGATAAGGCTGCAGTTCATTTTGTTCATGTGTATCCCGAAATACCCGGTGATTCCCGCTCTTCATCCCGTTCCATTCCCATAGATGAGATGGGCGAGTTCATCAATTTAATTGCATCTCGCTGTGAGATGTCACTATTGATCATCGATCCATTCGACCAGTGGATGCCGTGCTACGATTGGATCACCGCACGATTAGTCCCCTTGCTTGCTTCCAACGTCCGTATATTGTCAGCTTCACGGTTCCCTCTGGAAATCCCTTGGGAGCTTCATACAAGGCAAGAGCAAACGATGATTCATAACATGGAATTAAAGCCTTTTGACCAAACGACCAGCTTTCGGTTTATTGAATCATTCGGAATTCACGACATCAGCCACATCCATATGATTTCAAAAGTCGCCAGAGGCTTCCCCTTTGCCATCCAAACAATATCTCTTGATATTCTACGCGAGAATATTGATGTTCTAAGCTCACGACGTTATAAAACACAATTTTATCAGAAGGCCGTCATGTACCAATTACAAGATGTGCGGTTAACCCAAACACAGGCCAAAATTCTCGATGCCGCTTCCCTGCTGTGGAGCTTTGATTATGATTTGATCACACATTTACTACAGCATGAAGTCACCATTAACGCATTTCGAAAGTTTTGCGAGTTACCCTTCATAAAGCTGACTTCAGATGGATGGCAAATTAACAGTTCAATCCGATATTGGTTTCGCAAAGAGTTCAGCTTCCGATCACCGGATACCCACGATGCCTATCAGGATAAAGCCAGACCCTTCCTTCTAAAAAGATTGCATCAAAGACCACCGGCCGAACGATCGGAGCTCTACCTGCAACTGCTTCACCTCATCGACAAAGAGATTCTTCATATGTATTGTTTTCTTGAATCGTTCGATGAATTTGATATACGGCCCTTACCTCAACAAGAGCTTCCAGCAGCACGGCAGATGTTCGTCTCGTTTCACGAAAATGTACCCGGTTTTTTCCCAGACATGACGAGGCAAGAGTTTTATTTGGAGACTTATTGGGAGATGAGTCCAGATACATTCTGCGGCTTTTACAAGAGCAATCAGCTTGTGCTCTTCGTCACTGGACTTCCGCTCACCCCTGCTATAAGAAAAGAATTGATCAACAATCCCACTTACAGCAACTACATCAAGCGTTCCACCTATCAGGAGAACGAGCTGGTCATGTGGATCGCTTCATTCCTTCCGGATTTCGGGTCAAGCGCTATTGGCTTAGCGTTTATGTACGGCTATTCCCGGTTTGCCCCCAACAGTCTCATGACTGTCATCGCTCCATTCCCGGAGGCGCATCAGCTCATGGATAGCATGGGATTTCAGCGGCTTGTGTGGGGAGATTACGTTTCACAGGAAGGGGTCGAGTACAAAGCGTATCAGTTGGATTTAAGGGAAGGGCTGCTGTCGGAACGTTTTCGGGCAACCGAAGGCACCACGCTGCCCGTCAGCGTATTATCGCGCACCGAAGCCATTGAGCATACGAAAAAGCTGCTCCATCAGTTTCATCAATTCGAAGAAGACGAATCCTTCATGAATGCATGCCCATACCTCAATAATTATGCCCGTTCCAAAAATGAACGGATTGAAGAGGCAAACAAACTGAGAAAAGAGATCCAATCGATTATCAACGAATGGAGTAATGGTACCGGATTGAACGTGACATACGGGACTATTCTGAACATGTGCTATATTCAAAAGTCGGGGAATCATGAGTCCGTAGCTATACGTCTGAACATGTCTCCAAGCACCTATTACAGGAACTTGAAGAAAGCCATTGCCAAAATGTCCGACGCCCTAAGTGAATTTCGCTATCAATAG
- a CDS encoding extracellular solute-binding protein gives MVKFLQSRGKIQIALLILTVMLSGCSGSTSNGNEGQTNAAENSTNDANPVTLDMFYNISWANYPEWGSNRISKLVQDQTGVTLKFSKPTTDDNQQFNLMLASGDLPDFIVNEIQNPTYKKAISSGQFEDLGPLMDKYAPELRERMGDEYWKMNAAPDGKNYAFVSAEMRPSNLDKFLPVGPWNPAPLVRQDIYEAIGKPKLDTPEDLYNVLIEVKQKYPDVMPILIGGTKFDFDSAPGGYQFLIANFGIEKYYEKDGKLYATYKDPNYVQALKWFNKMYTSGLITRGDLTLTSEQKTASKESGKVFYLIDSIGNGYYHPPNNKSVQYVYAPLFTNATILQQGSIGWTGWSIAKSSKHKAEAIKFMSYMLSDEGEKLTHFGEENKDWKMDGDTPVRTDEFLKAMKADTTYATKQGIGPYFFNLDLYDHWIQGGEMKKNPEQREALDLYLPHKNMKFYMLNLLPDADLEEASILQKIKTEFNAAFPTFIMAKGGNEVERLYEEFVQKAESMGMAKVEAVWNKNSEKMRAVFK, from the coding sequence ATGGTGAAATTTCTTCAAAGCAGAGGCAAGATCCAAATCGCACTATTGATCCTTACGGTGATGTTAAGCGGGTGTTCTGGTAGTACGAGCAATGGCAACGAGGGGCAGACGAATGCGGCGGAAAATTCCACGAATGATGCGAATCCGGTTACCTTGGATATGTTCTATAACATCTCCTGGGCCAATTATCCGGAATGGGGATCGAATCGCATCTCCAAGCTCGTACAGGATCAGACGGGCGTAACGCTGAAGTTCTCGAAGCCGACAACCGACGATAACCAGCAATTCAATCTCATGCTTGCCTCCGGCGATCTGCCGGACTTCATTGTCAATGAAATCCAGAACCCAACCTACAAGAAGGCGATCTCATCCGGACAATTTGAAGACCTGGGGCCGCTGATGGATAAGTATGCGCCGGAACTGCGGGAGCGGATGGGAGATGAGTACTGGAAAATGAATGCCGCCCCAGACGGCAAGAACTACGCCTTCGTCAGTGCAGAAATGAGGCCCAGCAACCTGGATAAATTTCTTCCGGTAGGACCGTGGAATCCGGCTCCATTGGTCAGGCAGGATATCTACGAAGCAATCGGCAAGCCCAAGTTGGATACGCCCGAAGATTTATATAACGTATTGATTGAGGTCAAGCAGAAGTATCCCGACGTGATGCCCATTCTGATCGGGGGTACAAAATTCGATTTTGATAGCGCGCCTGGGGGGTACCAATTCTTGATCGCGAACTTCGGAATCGAGAAATACTACGAGAAGGATGGCAAGCTATATGCAACCTACAAAGATCCGAATTACGTGCAAGCGTTGAAATGGTTTAATAAAATGTATACAAGCGGCCTCATAACTCGCGGAGATTTGACGCTCACTAGCGAACAGAAGACTGCATCCAAGGAATCTGGGAAGGTCTTCTATTTGATCGACTCGATCGGCAACGGGTATTATCATCCGCCGAACAATAAGAGCGTCCAGTACGTCTATGCGCCACTGTTCACGAATGCGACCATCCTGCAACAAGGCAGTATTGGGTGGACCGGATGGTCCATCGCCAAGAGCTCCAAGCATAAGGCTGAAGCAATTAAATTCATGTCATATATGCTTTCAGACGAAGGCGAGAAGCTAACGCACTTTGGAGAAGAGAACAAGGATTGGAAGATGGACGGGGATACGCCAGTACGCACGGACGAGTTTTTGAAGGCGATGAAAGCCGATACCACTTACGCGACCAAGCAGGGAATCGGGCCGTACTTTTTCAATCTCGATCTCTACGATCACTGGATCCAAGGCGGAGAGATGAAGAAGAATCCCGAGCAGCGAGAAGCGCTTGACCTTTATCTGCCGCATAAGAATATGAAATTCTATATGTTGAATCTGCTGCCAGATGCCGATTTGGAAGAAGCCTCAATTCTGCAGAAAATCAAAACTGAATTCAATGCCGCCTTTCCTACCTTTATCATGGCCAAAGGCGGGAACGAGGTTGAACGGCTCTATGAGGAATTTGTACAGAAAGCAGAGAGTATGGGAATGGCGAAGGTAGAGGCCGTATGGAACAAGAACAGTGAGAAAATGAGGGCTGTGTTTAAGTAG